The DNA window cagaagcaatggccgaccggcgttttgctagttcggccatctgacggtcgagctcggctaacgcttctccttttacccgtagatcgtcaatcttcggacggagggtgtcttgaacggccgtggcagcttgcaggtcttgttcggccttcaacgcagtctggaagatactaaatgtctcccgaacgcgctccaaggcagacaatgcccgaacaatggcatctccgctcaggcgaccgtcggctccaaggtcgttcagacacacgccgAGCAGATCAAGACCGTTGCGTTCAAGTACTTGCGATGATGAGAGCGACAGGACTTCCCGCAACTGGGTTAAGGCGCTTGGATCGGCAGCCTCAGTCGGAGCGGCCGAAGGGCCGGACTCTGCAGTCGTGCTGGAAATGAGGGCTTTGAATTCaacctcccatgaagcctgcacgAATAGACAAGGTTAAGCTTAGAGgaagtcatgacaagaatagcaagaaTGTGTCatttttaacctgccgagaggagacctcggccatgtccccaggatcgttgctcgaacctaaagaactcaatggccgagcccagtgtctcagattGCTTCTCACTTCACGCGGCCTATGGaagttatctacgtttgatggccactgaggcagccaggaaatatagataacgcccttcggcgcatagaattgacggtgaaaagaatgtacaggcacctgacatttagtattttccttgtttagaattctaaagcagaaaagcaatcaGGAGGAGACAATTGAAGGTACTTACAAAAGCCGAGGTAACCTCCTGTGGAGGAATGTGGAAGCCTTGGTCTTGAGGATGGACCGGCGATTCCGCCGTggcctcgggttcctcgagaagccgtttgccacggtcggctgccGATGGGCCGACTGGCGCAGCTGCTTCAGAGGAGGCAGGGACGTCCTGGTCCTGAGAAGGAACGAGAGGTTCGACCACCGGGGTCGGTTCCTCTACCGTGCGCTTGCCACGATTAGCCGAGGAGGGGCCGGTTTGAACCGCCATCTCAGATACTGGAGGAGGTTGTCGACGAGTATGAGGACGATGcgccagcgggacctcgtcgctcccctcactctcttccaaCACGAGGACCGAGGGCGttggattcttgggagaggtTCCCTCGGTCGTAGAAATCGCCTGTTGTGAGACAGGTGCCTTCTCGATAGAGGGAGGGACAATTGATGCGCCGGCCACAGAGGCAGGCCACGCTGGGGCCGTCTCTGCGGCCAAAGCCGGCTGTTTCTCGACCCCAGAATGACCGGCGGCGGGAGAAGGGGAAGCATTGGGAGTCGTTGTGTGACTGGAGataacgtggatctcccgtgcacCTTTCTTCGCCATTTGTTTAACCCGCTTAGCAGGCGGGGAAGGCTCGACAGCCGGCTCGGCCtcttggcgaggccgtttgATCAGCACGGCCCTACCAGCGGGTTTGTCCTTTTGggccacgaccgattttttcccgGCTGTGGCAGCGGCAACTGCCTCCGTCTTTCTCAAAGGCCGACTGCCTAAAAAGATAAAGACAATTCAGTAAGGCAAATCAATATGCAAGGTTGATGGAAAGGAGGAAAGTGGAACAGGTACCTTGAGGATGAGGGGCCGAGGCCTTCTTAGGCCGGTCACCGAAGAGTCTGCTAAGCACCTCTCCGACCGGCGCACCAAAGAATTCCTGGGTGTATTTCTCCCACCACTCACCAAAGGTGTCGGTGCAATGGGTTTTCGGGGTGGCtggtcgaaggcggaatttttggCAGCGCTCTTGGAACTCCCTCACGGCGGTTCTACACTCATTCTCAGAGGAACGAGGTTCGCGTCCACGACTTAGGACCGttcgggaggagagaagggggatagggcagccctgaaggtagccgagctgtcgggcaatgaagttcggatgatatacttcccaacctgaccgtttcccatcacagccgagagggaggtcgcgagcaagcacaaacgacccccaggtCTGACGAAGATCGGCGTCCTCCTCTGCGCTCCATGGGGAGGTAGGCAGCCTGATGGAGGAAGGGtagtctcgacgacgacatattaggaactcgtcgttggagaagtcgtcgagagcgaagaggtaccgaaatacctcttcggcttgatggggaggtgtcggtcgagaggccagttgaggcccaagcgcctctgttggtgagaattcagctatggccggccgaagggaggcaaagtatacctgcaaccagagttggaagacccagagaggaccattctggtgtgggtcgaccttgtggagggtcgcctcggccaggcagcggaaaagttgggcgagaatgttggaactcagtgccaagacgtgaccactagccagggcttcggctaccggcatgttctcgaccaaacacttgtttgacttggtacaacaaatgtatttgttgtaccagtagaagaggaaggcttcatgctctccctctcgcaggtcctcttctcctcggccggcgaagtggagatagagggtgttgtaattacagaagttcttgtggagcttctgaatATCTTCCTTCGACGGGATATGACCGTCACGGTTCAAGGTCTCGGAGGCCCGACGGTCGAAGAGCGTTTTCAGGTCGATATTCTACGGATGCCCAGAGAGGGTAGCGTCGACAGGGATCCCGGTCGCCGAAGTCCCCAGAATGGCAGTGATATCCAGGATggtgggaccaatgggacccagaggaaggaccattgtgttggtggccgagcaccagaagcacaTAGCGGCTtggagaagctccttgtcggGGACGATTTCCATAGACGaaaggaggatggcgtcgtagatgccaagggccttccattgctcgccgaagagtcgttccattcgaacgacccaggctgcccaggatgtggtcgtcgagggccaggagccctGGGGTTTAGCCGCATCCCatcgcgaccattcaaacccttgaagcaagggtgttaggcagtgctcctgtagaaggccgatgatagtcggcggtattgtagccttgaagagaggacccaggatttggtactgggtgctcatgtcgttttcaaaccggatggtcttgatcgagctccgatcaaaAATCTTCTGATGTTGgtcacattccctggaaagcttggagatgaaggacgcCATTGTGAGAAAGGAGCACGGAGTAAAAGGGTTGTCTGGGTTGGGGACTTAAAGACGAAGACTTGGAATAGGAGAAATGCACTAGAAATCAACGGCAGAGGATTTCAGGAGGTTTGAGAGCGTAAAGGTACAAATGAgggaatttcggtatttatagagttataGGGGGAATATCAATCattcgaaattcaaaacaaagggcaaaatcgaccgaaggaattgttgatcatgatgaacatttgggaaatgcggttgagaagaccgaaggtCAGGGTTTTGGGGGCGCAAGATTGCGTGTGACGGCGAAATTAATGACGAAAGACGGTTCGACGCCCGCACGATGACAAGTGGGCTCACGGACTGAGGTAGTGGTTCGCGGATTGAGATAGTGGTCATGATGGCAAGACGGTTCAGGCTgccgcacgccttagacgtcattatgggggattggccatgttagaagacgcCACGTGGCGAGTGGGTTAGCAGGGTCAAGATCGTGCGatcgtgctcaataaatgcgccttggaactcgggtattaggatcctgagtggtagattcgcttcttcaaggccgaaactcgaccgaaggtttcaggccgaggacctcagaagcgagggggcaatgtttgggcccaaaataatagtttgggccgagggtaaGATCACTCTCGGCCCAGGAGGCCGGGCGGCAAAAGGACCATGGATCGGTCAACCCGTGGGAGTCCAAACCTAGGGCGGTTAGGACGAATCCTAGTGCAATggggagtctcgacgggatcggatatccaggaaactaatccagcttagctaaggactaggttcatagtcctagtaggtgtaggattggtcgaggtgatccggagatggaaacctagtccgagtaggatgtaaactcggactcaaggttcagtactataaataggggacgctgtgcatcaggaaaagccccgacaaaatcaatacaaaattgccctgcgcaaactctcacaacttgtgatttttcttttttcttttttcgctgacacatcttccgttggcatcaacagcactgtgaaggcaaccggtgatatcttaagtcggcatagatagctctgtcaccgtagaatcagccgatctcgcagcatcttccgttggcatcaacagcactacggcgaggacgactggttacctatccaagtctcggtcgagaaggatttccgaatccttattggtcgaggtcatctcatcaaccTTCTCGGCGAaatgaggtgttaccaggttattgTATTCGGCACGTTGACAGCCGAATTTGAGattgaacttcgcaaattagcagccttgtcttcaggctctaaaacccaagaggccgagaattgttccttcctcggccgcaatcgcaagacataGAAGTCAacagcgcgctcaacgcaacatcaacaaatttactcctcggccgagctcggccgacgagttggcacgccccgcaatcaccgaaggacgtagttagcttagaaaatactcggcctgcgcgccacgtaggctctgtagtttctagggtcaacagttCCTCTTTATAggcttttaaaattatttcaCACGAAGATGCAAGATTTGAGAGATTCCCGCCAAGAAAAGGGGACTAATTTGCTTGAATGGATACACAGATTAGTTTTCTAACAAGATTTTTTTGAGAATGGATATATATAGGTTGATTTTCAACTAACTTTAATGACATGATTATTTTGTTACGATCACAAGTGGAGCTATGACAAATCAATTTCTTTACTGCCGGCCTAAGAGGCAACATAAAAGAAACGAGTCATATTCTAGCGGCATGAATTATAGTCACATATTGTGGTGCTGGTGAATCACACGAtaatgattgaagaaaaaagTTGAAATATCTTTATGAGTTTTTTTGAGTTCCAAAAGAGTGGACTGCAGTGGTGATACCATTAGCTagttcttttgaaaaaaaaataaaaaaaactaatcacATGAACTAACCATGTTAATTACCAACAGATATtcggaaagtttttttttttttttgaaatacatTAAATTTTAACCCACTTAATAATATAGAAATGCCGCTTGCGGGTTGGATTAGACTCTTcacgaaaaaaaaatgacaacatTAGCGGCTTGGTCATAACCCTAAACCATGCAAAAatacttctttcttttttatgaatCTGCGGTGtaacattaaaactaaaaacgagGAGAGTGATGGAACTTGACCTTAGCTACAATCATCATTCATAAGAAAAACACTCTAAATAATATCAGACAACCCCTCAAACTAAATCAAAAATGGAAATGTTGGAGCTTTCACCTAAACACttgcttcgtcgcgcaaaggtttttaaaaaataatcatgCGTTTGACACGTTGTGGAACTTAATCAAATAAACATTCTCCGGATCCTTCTCGTTAATTTATGTTTACAGCTATTGTGCTCATACTTTAGTATACAAATAAACAGAGCTAATTAAGCGATGTGTCACGTTACTGGCCTCTCGCTTAATATGCAACACGAATTGGATACATGGGTAAAGAGCTAGCTACAATTTAACATCACCAATAATTACTCTTCCCATAGGTGAAGTATCCTTCACAAATCACACGATCGAAAGCCAACTTTACAGCAAATTCCAAACCTTCGCAAACATAATTGTTACAGTAACCCAATTGTGACAAAATCGTTGTTCATTCACCTGAGAATCAATTGGGACATATTGCATGCTGCTGACACATTTAGCAAAATATATGCAATGCAAAGAGGCCACACAAAATATTATAATCATGTGCAAAAGGAAGACAGAAAACTGCAGCCCTCGTGGTACAAATTGACTGAGTATGACATATGATGTAGTGGGAGCCAAGGAAGGCACATGTGAACACCTTGTGGACTAGTCACATATTTTGTAGTATATTTACCTTCCACTTCATAAGTTGGGACCAACGTTCCAACTGCCCAACggctttgttttctttttttttttttttgtcgttcttcctattatttgtttttgttcctCCTCTTATCTTAGAATTTTACAAAGAGCGCACTTTTACAATGCTATGTTTGGTtgaaaattttctaaatttcaatTAAGGTCAAGTACAAAAATTTGATATCACAAAAATTATACATATAGGAGAGACTAGAAAAGTTTTCATGAGCATTATAAAGGCGTGTGAGagaaattaacaaaattttACTTGAAATGTGTCATTTGTAAAAAGAGAACTTCAAATTTTGCTAGACGATTCATGTGACAGTGTTTAGAGAATGcatcttttattaaaaaatgatggcaCTTTTATTTCTTAGTTTTCACTATTGGATTTCAAATGGACAGTTTTGGCTATAAGGTATATTGAATAAAACACCTTATCAAAAAGATCGTTTCGTTTGTAGGACTGGAAACCTAGTTAGCCAAAGTCACCAAACCCTTTTGGCGAGTATGTGGTTTTGTGGATTCACATAGAATAACAAAGTACCCTAATTTAGTGAATACATAACAAGCAAGTagaatattataatatatatatatatatatattattaagtGTACTTCTTCCAATATATCAAGAGTACTCACATCCATattcttgttttaaaattttcctCCTGCGGAGGTTTCTTAAAAATAATACTGTGCAGCTTTCTGCGtacaaaacgaaacaaatagATAAAGCAAATCATCACTAGCCTTAGCTAATTATACCATGAAGGAATATATATGTATCCACTTGCACAGTGGTCAAGAAAAGCTGCTACATTGCCACCATCTTGTACACCGAAATAAATACCGTACACCGCACCAAAGCAGACATTCTGGTTTCATATGGTACACATTGAGTTCAGCCACAGGTTGGCCTGGTTTCATCCATGTCACACTGCGCACCCCTATTTCATTGGTAGATCCATACTAACATGCACCAAAAATAGATGTACCACATCGTGAGTCATGACCCATCATGATTCATGACTCATGACACAATGGTGGTGCTAGTCCTTTCTTTCACCAGCACTGGAAACCCACCGCTTAAGGTCGCAGTGAGTCCAGGAGAGAACTTCGGCACACGACATGATTCGTGTGCTGCATGTTCGATGTTAAATCGTCTCAGCAGTGAAAGCACAACAGTTTTCATCTCCATCACAGCCATCTCTTTCCCCAGACAAACCCTAAGTCCCGGTTGAAAAATTGGGTACTTGAAAGGGTTTTCCATGAAGAAAACGCCATCCTTCAACCATCTGTCGGGCTTGAATTCCATGCAGTCGGAGCCCCAACTCTCCTGGATCCTACCCATTGCGTACGGATGGTAAGTAACCCTAGTCCCTTTCCTCACAAACGTGCCATCGGGTAAAACATCATCTTGTTcacaaaactttgaatcaaattgTACAGGAGGGTAGAGCCTCATGCTCTCATAAATTGCGGCTTGTAAATAATGAAGTTCTTGCATTTGCTCAAAGCTCTTGAGACCCTGATTGATTCCAAGCACTCTATCAGTCTCCAACCGAATTGCTGACGCAGCGTTCGGGTGGGTCCCCATGAGCCAAAAGAAACTTGTCAAAGCAGACGCCATAGTGTCACGCCCTGCCAATAGAAAACTTATAACAATGTCTCTTAAGTAGCCTTCATCTTCTACACTTCTCATGAATCTTGACAAGAGATCTCTTTGGGTTGAAAATCCCAATTCGCGCTTTCTGGCGATCACCTCCTTGGCTAAAGCGTTGATCATATTTATGGATTCCTTAAGTTGCTTCTCGCTCCCCAAATTTAAAATTCTCTTGATCTTCCAAATTATGGGAGATGGCGTCATGGCTCTCTCGGCGGACAACTTCGAGGCCATGTCGAAAGCGACAGCGAATTCAGACAAGGGCAGCGACAACTCTAGGCACATAGGGTCCAACCCGAAAGAGAACTTGCATATGGTGTCGAACGAGAATCTCTTGAACACGTCTTGCAAATCGAGGACTATTCCGTTACCACCATCCGAATTAGAACAAACGGATGTTAAGAGAGGGATGAGACGGTGCTCGATTTCGTGATTGACAATCTCGAAAGCGTACGATCGTACCGAGTGTCTATCGAGCTCGAGGCTTGCCATCTTCCTCTGAAACCTCCATGAGTGGCCGTCCACGTTGAATATGCCTTGACCTAGAAAGTCGCCAAGGATTGTAGAGAAGGGTTTGCCTTTCGGGTAGTTTTCGAATCGAGTTTTGAGCATGTACTCGACGTTTTCAGGGTTGGCTGTGATGGTGTTTCTTAGAACATGTATGTGAATGGTTTTGCTCGGAGAATCTTGAAGAAGATGTGCATACCAAT is part of the Malus domestica chromosome 12, GDT2T_hap1 genome and encodes:
- the LOC103453949 gene encoding cytochrome P450 94C1-like encodes the protein MFHSLVIFPMEFEVSGLLQLFYTFICFLLFSMIFSLFLLRSKLWCSCEICQTYLTSSWSLEFVNLCDWYAHLLQDSPSKTIHIHVLRNTITANPENVEYMLKTRFENYPKGKPFSTILGDFLGQGIFNVDGHSWRFQRKMASLELDRHSVRSYAFEIVNHEIEHRLIPLLTSVCSNSDGGNGIVLDLQDVFKRFSFDTICKFSFGLDPMCLELSLPLSEFAVAFDMASKLSAERAMTPSPIIWKIKRILNLGSEKQLKESINMINALAKEVIARKRELGFSTQRDLLSRFMRSVEDEGYLRDIVISFLLAGRDTMASALTSFFWLMGTHPNAASAIRLETDRVLGINQGLKSFEQMQELHYLQAAIYESMRLYPPVQFDSKFCEQDDVLPDGTFVRKGTRVTYHPYAMGRIQESWGSDCMEFKPDRWLKDGVFFMENPFKYPIFQPGLRVCLGKEMAVMEMKTVVLSLLRRFNIEHAAHESCRVPKFSPGLTATLSGGFPVLVKERTSTTIVS